One Pontibacillus yanchengensis DNA window includes the following coding sequences:
- a CDS encoding b(o/a)3-type cytochrome-c oxidase subunit 1 codes for MDIKSALPKKDASLTMAHMWVAFISLLIGGLMGLLQTFVRTGKITLPFGIDYYQILTVHGVILALVLTTFFIIGFQFALMSKTVGMSDGQRKWGWIAFWIMLLGTTATAIMILLGKASVLYTFYAPLAAHPIFYFGLTFVVVGSWVACFVNFHQLFKWKKQNPREKSPLLAFMVVINMAIWFIATLGVAATVLIQFIPWSLGLVDEINILVSRTLFWYFGHPLVYFWLLPAYMAWYGIIPKIIGGKIFSDGLARLAFILFLLFSIPVGFHHQLLEPGIDPFWKYIQVVLTFAVAIPSLLTAFSMFAVFESAGRAKGERSLFGWFKALPWKDVRFLAPMIGMIAFIPAGAGGLVNASNQLNLVVHNTIWVTGHFHLTLATTVILTFFGISYWLIPVLTGRKLDAKTNRLGIMQTIVWSLGMFIMSGSMHIAGLLGAPRRSSFSEYNGSEQAVEWIGYQYAQAIGGSILFIGILLMMYTFFYMTFSAPKGIEEFPIAEEELNADTTPTIFENWRLWIGIAVVLIAFAYTIPFIDIIQNSPPGAPPFQWPIGNS; via the coding sequence ATGGATATTAAATCAGCATTACCAAAAAAAGATGCTTCTTTAACAATGGCTCATATGTGGGTTGCGTTTATCTCACTTTTAATTGGGGGATTAATGGGTCTACTACAAACATTCGTCCGAACAGGAAAAATCACTTTACCATTTGGCATTGATTACTATCAAATACTAACTGTACACGGTGTCATTCTTGCATTAGTCCTTACAACGTTTTTTATCATAGGCTTTCAATTTGCTCTAATGAGTAAAACTGTCGGAATGAGTGATGGTCAACGAAAATGGGGTTGGATCGCATTTTGGATTATGTTACTTGGTACCACAGCTACTGCTATCATGATTCTTCTAGGTAAAGCTAGTGTACTCTATACATTTTATGCTCCTTTAGCTGCACATCCAATCTTTTATTTTGGGTTAACTTTCGTTGTTGTAGGTTCATGGGTCGCTTGCTTTGTTAATTTCCATCAACTATTTAAATGGAAAAAGCAGAATCCCAGAGAAAAGTCACCACTTCTTGCGTTTATGGTTGTTATCAATATGGCAATATGGTTTATTGCTACACTTGGTGTGGCAGCTACCGTATTAATACAATTCATTCCATGGTCACTAGGTTTAGTAGATGAGATTAATATATTAGTAAGTCGCACCTTGTTTTGGTATTTTGGCCACCCTCTTGTTTATTTCTGGTTACTACCTGCATATATGGCCTGGTATGGTATCATACCTAAAATTATTGGTGGAAAAATCTTTAGTGACGGGCTAGCACGTCTAGCATTTATATTATTCTTATTATTTTCAATACCGGTAGGGTTTCACCACCAACTCCTAGAGCCTGGTATTGATCCGTTCTGGAAATACATTCAAGTTGTTCTAACATTTGCAGTTGCGATACCTTCGTTATTAACCGCATTTTCAATGTTTGCTGTATTTGAATCTGCTGGTCGTGCTAAAGGTGAAAGAAGCTTATTTGGATGGTTTAAAGCCTTGCCATGGAAAGATGTCCGTTTCTTAGCACCAATGATTGGTATGATTGCTTTCATCCCTGCAGGAGCAGGTGGCTTGGTAAATGCCTCAAACCAACTGAACCTTGTTGTTCATAACACCATTTGGGTAACTGGACACTTCCACCTTACACTGGCAACAACAGTAATACTTACATTCTTTGGTATTTCCTATTGGCTAATTCCTGTATTAACAGGTAGAAAACTAGATGCTAAAACAAATCGTCTAGGTATTATGCAGACAATTGTATGGTCTTTAGGGATGTTTATTATGTCTGGATCTATGCACATAGCTGGGTTACTTGGTGCACCACGTCGCTCATCATTCTCTGAGTATAACGGAAGTGAACAGGCAGTTGAGTGGATTGGTTACCAATATGCCCAAGCCATAGGAGGTTCCATCTTATTCATTGGTATTCTGCTTATGATGTACACCTTTTTCTATATGACATTCTCAGCACCAAAAGGGATAGAAGAATTTCCTATAGCGGAAGAAGAGCTTAATGCAGATACTACACCTACCATTTTTGAAAACTGGCGCCTTTGGATTGGAATCGCAGTGGTATTGATTGCATTTGCTTATACGATTCCATTTATTGATATTATCCAAAACTCTCCTCCAGGAGCACCTCCATTTCAATGGCCTATCGGAAATAGTTAA
- a CDS encoding cytochrome B5 → MHLHKYEKIWMFIGGGSLLAFLIVLGVGAFLQGTQPPSCLTTIDPTNVEAHESFKQENLGLQEMDDKSYVVNVVASAFNYDFGTDEDGAPVKNIRIPVGSKVLFQGTTKDVIHGFELAGTNANMMLEPGYINTVEVTLDNPGTYTLVCNEYCGTGHHFMTASVEVYEE, encoded by the coding sequence ATGCACTTGCATAAGTACGAAAAAATATGGATGTTTATTGGCGGGGGATCATTACTAGCATTCTTAATTGTGTTAGGAGTAGGGGCTTTTTTACAGGGTACTCAACCTCCAAGTTGTCTTACAACAATAGACCCTACGAATGTAGAGGCTCATGAATCATTCAAGCAAGAAAATTTAGGATTACAAGAAATGGATGATAAATCCTATGTAGTTAATGTGGTGGCGTCAGCTTTTAATTATGATTTTGGAACAGATGAAGATGGCGCACCGGTTAAAAACATTCGAATTCCAGTTGGATCAAAAGTGTTATTCCAAGGGACCACCAAGGATGTTATTCATGGATTCGAATTAGCAGGCACTAATGCCAACATGATGTTAGAGCCAGGATATATCAATACAGTTGAAGTGACGTTAGATAATCCAGGAACATATACGCTTGTCTGTAATGAATATTGTGGCACTGGGCATCACTTTATGACAGCAAGTGTGGAGGTGTATGAAGAATAA
- a CDS encoding cytochrome c oxidase subunit 2A yields the protein MTNTPLQNEETKTQTTEEAPYLKGTFIAVLIVGACLVATWLGVWGLFLNR from the coding sequence ATGACTAATACACCATTACAAAATGAGGAAACAAAGACCCAAACAACTGAAGAAGCACCCTATCTTAAAGGTACGTTTATTGCCGTTCTTATTGTCGGTGCATGTTTAGTAGCGACATGGCTTGGGGTCTGGGGGTTATTTTTAAATCGTTAA
- a CDS encoding SDR family NAD(P)-dependent oxidoreductase produces the protein MYLPSFSLHNKLAAITGATKGIGYAITMAYAEAGADVIVISRTEDDVHKVVKEVEQYGQKGYPIVADVKDYKSIISQIESTLPGDETIDVWVNNAGMNIRSNAFEVTDEEWDQIIQTNMKSAFFLSQYAARQMKEKQEGKIINISSVAGHVALRTGVVYGMTKSALIQMTKTLALEWGEYNIHVNAIGPWYFPTALTEKLLENEEYVDEIKSRTPLRRVGELKELAGSAVFLASDASNYMTGQTLFVDGGMTIYGF, from the coding sequence ATGTATTTACCATCATTTTCATTACATAATAAACTTGCTGCTATTACAGGTGCTACAAAAGGGATTGGATATGCAATAACCATGGCATATGCAGAGGCAGGAGCGGATGTTATTGTCATATCAAGAACAGAAGATGACGTACATAAAGTTGTAAAAGAAGTTGAGCAATACGGTCAAAAAGGATACCCTATTGTAGCTGACGTGAAAGATTATAAATCTATTATTTCTCAGATAGAGTCCACTTTACCTGGGGATGAAACGATAGATGTTTGGGTAAACAACGCAGGTATGAACATTAGGAGTAATGCTTTTGAAGTAACGGATGAAGAGTGGGACCAGATCATTCAGACCAATATGAAAAGTGCTTTTTTTCTTAGTCAATATGCAGCGAGACAAATGAAAGAGAAACAAGAAGGAAAGATAATCAATATTTCTTCTGTAGCTGGTCATGTGGCTCTGCGAACCGGAGTAGTATATGGCATGACAAAAAGTGCCCTTATTCAAATGACGAAAACGCTAGCTCTAGAGTGGGGAGAATACAATATACATGTGAATGCTATTGGTCCATGGTATTTTCCTACTGCTTTAACGGAGAAGTTATTAGAAAATGAAGAGTATGTAGATGAAATTAAGAGCCGAACGCCTCTAAGACGAGTAGGAGAGCTAAAAGAATTAGCTGGGTCAGCAGTATTTCTTGCTTCTGACGCAAGTAACTACATGACAGGTCAAACATTATTTGTCGATGGCGGTATGACCATTTATGGTTTTTAA
- a CDS encoding chemotaxis protein CheX → MASNQSVKEILNGTIESVKTVIPFDVEIEKPSFQKKPLLDTDLGVLIGVNGDIQGRLVIEGSKESVGLIGERMFGMPLEGEMLESFTGELANMIVGQLATIVSQRNVEIDITPPTLMNQLSLLPENRRSLCVSVSLENQQSLQMTLLIED, encoded by the coding sequence TTGGCATCGAATCAATCAGTGAAAGAGATACTAAATGGTACAATAGAATCAGTGAAAACCGTCATACCTTTTGATGTTGAAATCGAGAAACCCTCCTTTCAAAAGAAGCCTCTCCTAGATACTGACTTAGGGGTACTCATTGGAGTTAATGGAGATATTCAGGGGCGGTTAGTAATCGAAGGATCAAAAGAAAGTGTAGGTTTGATTGGTGAACGAATGTTTGGAATGCCTCTTGAAGGTGAAATGCTCGAATCTTTCACAGGAGAACTCGCTAATATGATAGTTGGTCAATTAGCCACTATCGTATCTCAGAGAAATGTAGAAATCGACATCACTCCTCCGACATTAATGAATCAATTAAGTTTGTTACCAGAAAATAGAAGATCATTATGTGTTTCTGTTTCATTAGAAAACCAACAATCGTTACAAATGACACTCCTAATAGAAGACTAA
- a CDS encoding type III polyketide synthase, translated as MAYITSVGYSLPTNELSQKDIKDFVKHIFPRNERDVTRLLPVFENASVEKRQFVMPLEWFAKNHSFKERNDIYEEQALIHSLQATDNCLQNKEMFDETIPYEAVDMIIYVSSTGISTPTIDARMINERDFRDDVKRMPLWGLGCAGGSAGLARAMEFVHTYPQKNALVVCVELCSLTFQKNDHRKSNFIGAALFGDGISAALVMGEKSPYVQSIRKPVPKMIESSSKLLKDALDVMGWNMNEEGLQVIFARSIPTLVETFWKSHVEQFVEQMSLSKEDFPFFVAHPGGKKVLEAYQGVLNCDASKFRHSYDVLKEHGNMSSATVLHVLKRWMEEGQVSNVKSLLAALGPGFSSELISLEWS; from the coding sequence ATGGCATATATTACTTCAGTAGGTTATAGCTTACCAACAAATGAGCTTAGTCAAAAAGATATAAAAGATTTTGTGAAGCATATATTCCCTAGAAACGAAAGAGATGTAACGAGATTACTTCCTGTATTTGAGAATGCTTCAGTAGAGAAGCGACAATTCGTAATGCCCTTAGAATGGTTCGCAAAGAATCATTCGTTTAAAGAACGTAACGATATTTATGAAGAACAAGCTTTAATTCACTCACTTCAAGCTACTGACAACTGTTTACAAAACAAAGAAATGTTTGATGAGACAATTCCATATGAAGCTGTTGATATGATTATTTATGTTTCTAGTACTGGAATCTCAACACCTACAATTGATGCTCGTATGATAAATGAACGTGATTTTCGTGATGATGTGAAACGAATGCCTCTATGGGGACTTGGGTGTGCTGGTGGAAGTGCCGGCCTTGCTCGGGCAATGGAGTTTGTGCATACATATCCCCAAAAAAATGCACTTGTGGTATGTGTTGAATTATGTAGCTTAACATTCCAAAAAAATGACCATCGAAAGAGTAATTTTATAGGAGCTGCATTGTTTGGTGATGGCATTTCGGCAGCTTTGGTAATGGGAGAAAAATCTCCATACGTTCAATCCATAAGGAAACCAGTTCCTAAAATGATTGAATCTAGTTCAAAGTTACTAAAGGATGCTCTAGATGTAATGGGGTGGAACATGAATGAAGAGGGATTACAGGTCATCTTTGCTCGGAGTATCCCTACGCTAGTAGAAACATTTTGGAAATCTCACGTTGAGCAGTTCGTAGAACAAATGTCTTTATCAAAAGAAGATTTTCCTTTCTTTGTAGCGCACCCAGGAGGTAAGAAAGTGTTAGAAGCATATCAAGGTGTTCTGAATTGTGACGCATCTAAATTCAGACATTCGTATGATGTGTTAAAAGAACATGGGAACATGTCATCAGCAACTGTGTTGCATGTATTAAAGAGATGGATGGAAGAAGGTCAAGTCTCTAATGTGAAAAGTTTATTAGCTGCGTTAGGCCCTGGTTTTAGTTCTGAATTAATTAGTTTGGAGTGGTCGTAA
- a CDS encoding isoprenylcysteine carboxyl methyltransferase family protein, with translation MNLFYILFFFIIIQRIIEVMVAKRNEKWMKQQGGIEVGEDHYKWIVLVHILFFLSIALEAYNESFELTMWKGFLFGVFLVTQGFRIWCLTSLGRYWNTKIIVLPGANLIAKGPYRYFKHPNYLVVGVEFIVIPLLLNAYFTAVLFPIFHVLLMKIRIPHEEKALTEAYKS, from the coding sequence ATGAATCTATTTTATATATTGTTTTTCTTTATTATCATCCAAAGAATTATCGAAGTTATGGTAGCAAAACGCAATGAGAAATGGATGAAACAGCAAGGAGGTATTGAAGTAGGAGAAGATCATTATAAATGGATTGTTCTTGTTCATATTCTTTTCTTCTTATCCATTGCGTTAGAAGCATATAACGAATCATTTGAACTTACCATGTGGAAGGGCTTTTTATTTGGAGTCTTTTTAGTAACACAAGGTTTTCGCATTTGGTGTCTTACATCACTGGGTAGATATTGGAACACAAAAATCATTGTACTACCGGGTGCAAATCTTATTGCGAAAGGACCATATCGATATTTTAAACATCCTAACTATTTAGTGGTGGGTGTAGAATTTATTGTGATCCCATTGTTATTAAATGCTTATTTTACAGCGGTGTTATTTCCAATCTTTCATGTGTTGTTAATGAAAATTCGTATTCCTCATGAAGAAAAAGCATTAACGGAAGCCTATAAGTCATAG
- a CDS encoding sulfurtransferase: MGSILSVEQVRKLQETKEVQFVDCRFNLQEPLEGREQFKEAHLPGAIYFDLENDLSKEADSIGGRHPFPDKEVFVHKLEQYGITRETTLIAYDNPKSPIASRFFWLMKVLGHKEVYILDGGFRAWESMGYPTTNKLPKQEASSYEVDLQHDWVATQEEVRSSIENLDVAIVDARNFERYAGWKEPIDKKTGHIPSAANYEWTKVF; this comes from the coding sequence ATGGGAAGTATTTTGTCAGTAGAGCAGGTGAGAAAATTACAAGAAACAAAAGAAGTTCAATTTGTCGACTGTCGCTTCAACTTACAAGAACCTTTAGAAGGACGTGAGCAATTTAAAGAAGCTCACTTACCAGGTGCGATTTATTTTGATTTAGAAAATGATCTAAGTAAGGAAGCAGATAGTATCGGTGGAAGGCATCCATTTCCTGATAAGGAAGTATTTGTACATAAGTTAGAGCAATACGGAATTACAAGAGAAACCACACTAATCGCATATGACAATCCAAAAAGCCCTATAGCATCCAGGTTTTTTTGGTTAATGAAAGTGTTAGGCCATAAGGAAGTGTATATATTAGATGGTGGCTTTCGAGCATGGGAGTCAATGGGATACCCAACAACGAATAAGTTGCCTAAACAAGAAGCTTCTTCCTATGAGGTAGACCTCCAACATGATTGGGTAGCTACTCAAGAGGAGGTCCGTTCAAGTATAGAGAATCTTGATGTCGCAATTGTGGATGCCAGAAATTTTGAACGATATGCAGGTTGGAAAGAGCCAATAGATAAGAAAACGGGACATATTCCTTCTGCAGCCAATTATGAATGGACAAAAGTTTTTTAA
- a CDS encoding sulfurtransferase: MNGQKFFNTQGLWKGKRELQDLFSPLNEMESFIVYCGSGVTAAPLAVSLREANFPEVKLYVGSWSDWISNDRNPVHVIPDA; encoded by the coding sequence ATGAATGGACAAAAGTTTTTTAATACCCAAGGACTTTGGAAAGGTAAGCGAGAACTTCAAGACTTATTTTCCCCTTTAAATGAAATGGAATCGTTTATTGTATATTGTGGTTCTGGAGTAACGGCAGCCCCTTTAGCTGTGTCCTTAAGGGAGGCAAATTTTCCTGAAGTGAAGTTATATGTAGGTAGCTGGAGTGATTGGATTAGTAATGATCGCAACCCAGTCCATGTTATCCCAGATGCATAA
- a CDS encoding DUF6123 family protein, with protein MAHFEKLGNFIEDLWTKGFKLSDRDVHFIYFGKNYANAEEWLVIFAVRATIQLQFKFDESFYIAVLEYLSQNKPTTLREAWKLLEKRGLSKQKDPRTWE; from the coding sequence TTGGCCCATTTTGAAAAACTAGGGAACTTTATAGAGGATTTATGGACCAAAGGATTTAAATTATCAGATCGAGATGTTCATTTTATTTATTTCGGTAAAAATTATGCTAACGCAGAAGAATGGCTAGTAATCTTTGCAGTTAGAGCAACAATTCAACTCCAATTTAAGTTTGATGAGAGCTTTTATATCGCCGTTTTGGAATACCTCTCGCAAAATAAACCAACCACGTTGCGAGAAGCATGGAAACTACTAGAAAAAAGAGGATTATCTAAACAAAAAGACCCTAGAACATGGGAATGA
- a CDS encoding ribonuclease HI family protein, with translation MLEVYVDGASQGDPGPSGAGIYIKQSGNHLDYSIYLGNMSNHEAEFMAVIKALIICKDTFPDEIISIRSDSRLVVDSIEKSFTKQTKYQPLLSEVEKLGELFPYFFVKWIPNKQNKRADELARQAIHKQ, from the coding sequence ATGCTCGAGGTATATGTAGACGGTGCTTCTCAAGGTGATCCAGGTCCTAGTGGTGCTGGAATTTATATAAAGCAATCTGGGAATCATTTAGACTACTCTATTTATCTTGGCAACATGTCTAACCACGAAGCTGAATTTATGGCAGTAATAAAAGCTCTTATTATTTGTAAGGATACATTTCCAGATGAAATCATAAGCATTCGATCTGATTCAAGATTAGTAGTTGATTCTATTGAAAAATCGTTTACAAAGCAAACAAAGTATCAACCCTTACTATCGGAAGTAGAGAAATTAGGAGAACTTTTCCCCTATTTCTTTGTAAAATGGATTCCTAATAAACAAAATAAGCGAGCAGATGAATTAGCTAGACAGGCAATCCACAAACAATAA
- a CDS encoding queuosine precursor transporter: MINEVLWILFALVNFTMVTIIYRIFGKQGLFVWIGMSTVVANIQVAKTIEMFGLTATLGNIIYGTAFLATDILNEKYGKKDAKQAVWLGFFTLISMTIMMQIALQFTPGPDDFAHEALTTLFSFLPRVAIGSLLAYLVSQYFDVWIYAKLKAALPDDKWLWVRNNGSTMFSQLLDSFVFCSIAFYGKFPPTVWFEIFITTYFIKFIVAALDTPFLYIAKKFHR, translated from the coding sequence ATGATAAATGAAGTACTTTGGATACTATTTGCGCTTGTAAACTTCACGATGGTTACAATTATTTACCGTATTTTCGGTAAACAAGGACTGTTTGTCTGGATTGGAATGTCTACAGTTGTAGCCAATATACAAGTTGCTAAAACGATTGAAATGTTTGGTTTAACTGCAACGTTAGGAAACATTATATACGGGACAGCTTTTTTAGCTACGGATATCCTTAATGAGAAATATGGAAAAAAGGATGCAAAGCAAGCTGTCTGGTTAGGGTTCTTCACCTTAATAAGCATGACAATAATGATGCAAATTGCTCTACAATTCACACCAGGTCCTGATGACTTTGCTCATGAAGCACTCACTACACTTTTCTCCTTTCTTCCTAGAGTTGCTATAGGTAGTTTACTGGCGTACCTTGTGAGTCAATATTTTGATGTGTGGATTTATGCAAAACTAAAAGCTGCTCTTCCTGATGATAAATGGCTATGGGTTCGTAACAACGGAAGTACCATGTTTAGTCAACTTTTAGATTCATTCGTTTTTTGCTCAATCGCTTTTTATGGGAAATTTCCTCCCACAGTGTGGTTCGAAATATTTATTACGACGTACTTTATTAAATTTATTGTTGCTGCTTTGGATACTCCATTTTTATATATTGCCAAAAAATTTCATCGGTAA
- a CDS encoding cold-shock protein encodes MQNGTVKWFNAEKGYGFIQVEGGNDVFVHFSAIQEEGFKTLEEGQSVTFEIVEGDRGPQAANVVKN; translated from the coding sequence ATGCAAAACGGTACAGTAAAATGGTTCAACGCTGAAAAAGGTTATGGCTTCATTCAAGTAGAAGGTGGAAACGATGTATTCGTACACTTCTCTGCAATTCAAGAAGAAGGTTTCAAGACACTTGAAGAAGGTCAAAGCGTAACTTTCGAAATTGTAGAAGGCGACCGCGGCCCACAAGCTGCGAACGTTGTTAAAAACTAA
- a CDS encoding formate--tetrahydrofolate ligase gives MKSDIEIAQNASIKPIHEIAEQLKLTTKDWEPYGHYKAKLSHTLLDQLFERPNGKVVLVTAITPTPAGEGKSTVTVGLGQALNQLDKQTIVALREPSLGPTMGLKGGAAGGGYSQVIPMEDINLHFTGDIHAITTANNALSAFIDNHIHQGNVLNIDPRRVGWKRVLDINDRALREVVVGLGGPAKGVPREDGFSITVASEIMAILCLANSLHDLKKRLSRIVFGYTYDQQPVTVRQLGMEGALTLLLKDAIKPNLVQTLENTPAIIHGGPFANIAHGCNSVMATNIAAKLGDYVVTEAGFGADLGAEKFLDIKTQAGGVEPDTVVIVATIRALKMHGGISKQALEQEDVVAVQNGMKNLQKHMETIRSFGIPFVIALNRFPKDTEAELQVVEKWCEEVDAPFALTEVHAFGGQGGIELAKKVIQTVEMDGKNFKRMYKKEDSIEEKIHAIATKVYGAEKVEYSSKAKKQIEQYGDLGWGQLPICMAKTQYSLSDDPSLIGRPKNFTINIREFSPSIGAGFLVALTGNVMTMPGLPKSPAALKMDVDDKGNALGLF, from the coding sequence TTGAAATCAGATATTGAAATAGCACAAAATGCTTCGATTAAACCTATTCATGAGATTGCCGAACAACTTAAGTTAACAACAAAAGATTGGGAGCCATATGGTCATTATAAAGCTAAGTTATCACATACGCTTTTAGACCAACTCTTCGAAAGACCAAATGGGAAGGTTGTTTTAGTCACAGCAATAACCCCTACGCCTGCTGGTGAAGGAAAATCTACCGTAACAGTTGGTCTAGGTCAGGCTTTGAATCAGTTAGATAAACAAACAATCGTTGCTCTCAGAGAACCTTCACTTGGTCCTACGATGGGATTGAAAGGAGGAGCAGCTGGAGGAGGTTACTCACAAGTAATTCCTATGGAGGATATAAATCTTCATTTCACTGGGGATATTCATGCCATCACGACAGCCAACAATGCATTATCAGCCTTTATTGACAACCATATTCACCAAGGGAACGTATTAAATATTGATCCAAGAAGGGTTGGTTGGAAGCGTGTACTGGATATTAATGACCGTGCTTTGAGGGAAGTAGTAGTCGGATTGGGAGGACCTGCAAAAGGTGTCCCACGTGAAGATGGTTTCTCTATAACAGTGGCTTCAGAAATTATGGCAATTCTTTGTCTTGCTAATAGTTTGCATGACCTAAAAAAAAGATTGAGCAGAATTGTTTTTGGCTATACATACGATCAGCAGCCAGTTACTGTTCGACAATTAGGAATGGAAGGTGCTCTAACACTTTTATTAAAAGATGCGATAAAACCAAACCTTGTCCAAACATTAGAGAATACGCCAGCTATTATTCATGGGGGGCCTTTTGCCAATATTGCCCACGGCTGTAATAGTGTAATGGCTACAAATATCGCAGCAAAATTAGGTGACTACGTTGTCACAGAAGCTGGATTTGGGGCCGACTTAGGTGCAGAGAAATTCTTAGATATCAAAACTCAAGCAGGTGGGGTTGAGCCAGATACCGTGGTTATAGTAGCTACAATTCGAGCGTTAAAGATGCATGGAGGCATATCCAAACAAGCGTTAGAACAAGAAGATGTTGTAGCGGTACAAAATGGTATGAAAAACTTACAGAAACATATGGAAACGATTAGAAGCTTTGGAATACCATTTGTGATTGCTCTAAATCGATTCCCAAAAGATACGGAAGCAGAGTTACAAGTTGTGGAAAAGTGGTGTGAGGAAGTTGATGCTCCGTTCGCTCTTACTGAAGTTCACGCTTTTGGAGGTCAAGGGGGGATCGAGTTAGCAAAGAAAGTAATACAGACGGTTGAAATGGATGGAAAGAATTTTAAAAGAATGTATAAAAAAGAAGATTCCATTGAAGAAAAGATACATGCTATTGCTACGAAGGTTTATGGAGCTGAAAAAGTCGAATATAGCTCTAAAGCAAAAAAACAAATAGAACAATACGGTGATTTGGGATGGGGGCAGTTGCCTATTTGTATGGCGAAAACGCAGTATTCTCTATCAGATGACCCTTCACTTATTGGTCGTCCAAAAAACTTTACAATTAACATTCGTGAATTCAGCCCCTCTATTGGAGCGGGGTTTCTAGTAGCTCTAACAGGGAATGTTATGACGATGCCTGGTTTACCAAAATCTCCTGCAGCACTTAAAATGGATGTCGATGATAAAGGGAATGCTTTAGGATTGTTCTAG
- a CDS encoding DUF72 domain-containing protein, translated as MSILIGVTGWGDHASLYPDTIAPQHKLSVYASHFPVVEVDSAFYAIQPQRNYEKWVKDTPDNFTFVVKAFQKMTGHRREKLDNTEVKEMFKAYRESIQPLIDASKLNCVLFQFPPWFDLRKEHVQRLKVIRELMGDIPLALEFRNRSWFQTPYIEQTIQFMKDYNWIHSICDEPQAGESSVPTVLEATHSEKTLIRMHGRNIHGWNKNGREDAEWRKYRFLYRYSNEELAQWQKNIEQLQHHSKHITVLFNNNSGGDASDNAKQLINMLDLSYEGLNPRQMGLFDD; from the coding sequence TTGAGTATTCTGATTGGCGTAACCGGATGGGGGGATCATGCATCTCTTTATCCAGACACCATTGCTCCCCAACATAAACTGTCAGTATATGCTTCCCATTTTCCTGTAGTAGAGGTGGATAGTGCATTTTACGCCATTCAGCCACAAAGAAACTATGAAAAATGGGTGAAAGATACACCAGATAATTTCACTTTTGTTGTAAAGGCATTTCAGAAGATGACAGGACATAGACGAGAAAAGTTGGATAATACAGAAGTTAAAGAAATGTTTAAAGCTTATAGAGAATCTATTCAACCCTTGATTGATGCTAGTAAATTAAATTGTGTGTTATTTCAATTTCCACCATGGTTTGATTTGCGGAAAGAACATGTACAACGATTAAAGGTTATTCGTGAATTGATGGGTGATATCCCCTTAGCTTTGGAATTTCGAAACCGCTCATGGTTCCAAACTCCCTATATAGAACAAACAATTCAATTTATGAAAGATTATAATTGGATTCATAGTATATGTGATGAACCTCAAGCTGGAGAATCTTCCGTACCGACCGTTTTAGAGGCTACTCACTCAGAGAAAACATTGATACGGATGCATGGTCGTAATATACACGGATGGAATAAGAATGGTCGAGAGGACGCAGAATGGCGAAAATATCGATTTCTTTATCGGTATTCAAATGAAGAGTTAGCACAATGGCAAAAAAATATAGAACAGTTGCAGCATCATTCAAAACATATTACCGTCCTCTTTAATAATAATTCAGGTGGAGATGCCTCTGATAATGCTAAGCAACTGATCAACATGCTAGACTTATCTTATGAAGGGTTAAATCCAAGACAGATGGGTTTATTTGACGATTAG